Proteins found in one Frankiaceae bacterium genomic segment:
- the glgB gene encoding 1,4-alpha-glucan branching protein GlgB, with amino-acid sequence MPPPSRALTEELDRLVGGAHHDPHSLLGAHPARSKTTIRTLRPDAVKVTALVGEERVPLKKVHDGGVWAGTVAGGEVPDYRIEVAYEHDTFVTDDPYRYLPSLGEIDLHLIGEGRHEDLWCKLGAHVVTYGATTGTTFAVWAPNARGVRVVGDFNYWDGRGHPMRAMGASGVWEVFVPEAAEGSKYKYEILGADGVWRQKLDPLAFHTEVPPDTAGVVFTSRYDWKDDDWLEQRAARQAHKEPMSCYEVHLASWRQGLSYTELADQLTDYCVEMGFTHVELLPVAEHPFGGSWGYQVSAYYAPTARFGNPDEFRYLVDRLHQAGIGVIVDWVPAHFPKDEFALARFDGTPLYEHADPRRGEHPDWGTLVFNFGRNEVRNFLVANALFWIEEFHIDGLRVDAVASMLYLDYSRKEGEWLPNEYGGRENLDAVEFLREMNAVVYRRNPGVVTIAEESTAWPAVSRPVHLGGLGFGFKWNMGWMHDSLAYAQRPPIYRQYHHHQMTFSMMYAYSENFVLPISHDEVVHGKGSLLRKMPGGQPEQLANMRALLAYMWAHPGKQLLFMGSEFAQPEEWNESTSLNWDLLQWPDHSGMQALVRDLNRVYRAERSLWSQDVTPEGFQWIDANDASSNVLSFLRWGDDGTVLACVANFSGGAHAAYRIGLPRAGRWREALNTDAGAYAGSGAGNFGAVEATEQPWHGQPASAEIYLPGLSTLWFVAD; translated from the coding sequence ATGCCGCCGCCTTCGCGTGCGCTGACCGAGGAGCTGGACCGGCTCGTCGGTGGCGCCCATCACGACCCTCACTCCCTGCTCGGCGCGCACCCCGCGCGGAGCAAGACGACGATCCGCACCCTGCGCCCCGACGCGGTCAAGGTGACCGCGCTGGTCGGCGAGGAGCGCGTACCCCTCAAGAAGGTCCACGACGGCGGCGTCTGGGCGGGCACGGTCGCGGGCGGCGAGGTCCCCGACTACCGCATCGAGGTGGCGTACGAGCACGACACGTTCGTCACCGACGACCCGTACCGCTACCTGCCGAGCCTCGGCGAGATCGACCTGCACCTGATCGGCGAGGGCCGGCACGAGGACCTGTGGTGCAAGCTCGGCGCGCACGTCGTGACGTACGGCGCCACGACCGGCACGACGTTCGCCGTCTGGGCCCCGAACGCCCGCGGCGTCCGCGTCGTCGGCGACTTCAACTACTGGGACGGCCGCGGCCACCCGATGCGCGCGATGGGCGCGTCGGGTGTCTGGGAGGTCTTCGTCCCCGAGGCCGCCGAGGGCAGCAAGTACAAGTACGAGATCCTCGGCGCGGACGGCGTGTGGCGGCAGAAGCTCGACCCGCTCGCGTTCCACACCGAGGTCCCGCCCGACACGGCGGGCGTCGTGTTCACCAGCCGCTACGACTGGAAGGACGACGACTGGCTCGAGCAGCGCGCGGCCCGGCAGGCGCACAAGGAGCCGATGTCCTGCTACGAGGTCCACCTCGCCTCGTGGCGCCAGGGCCTGAGCTACACGGAGCTCGCCGACCAGCTCACCGACTACTGCGTCGAGATGGGCTTCACGCACGTCGAGCTGCTGCCGGTGGCGGAGCACCCGTTCGGCGGCTCGTGGGGCTACCAGGTCAGCGCGTACTACGCCCCCACTGCCCGCTTCGGCAACCCCGACGAGTTCCGCTACCTGGTCGACCGGCTGCACCAGGCCGGCATCGGCGTCATCGTCGACTGGGTCCCCGCGCACTTCCCGAAGGACGAGTTCGCGCTGGCGCGCTTCGACGGCACCCCGCTGTACGAGCACGCCGACCCGCGCCGAGGCGAGCACCCCGACTGGGGCACCCTGGTCTTCAACTTCGGGCGCAACGAGGTCCGCAACTTCCTCGTCGCGAACGCGCTGTTCTGGATCGAGGAGTTCCACATCGACGGCCTGCGCGTCGACGCGGTCGCCTCGATGCTCTACCTCGACTACTCGCGCAAGGAAGGCGAGTGGCTGCCCAACGAGTACGGCGGCCGCGAGAACCTCGACGCCGTGGAGTTCCTCCGCGAGATGAACGCCGTCGTCTACCGCCGCAACCCTGGAGTCGTGACGATCGCCGAGGAGTCGACGGCGTGGCCGGCGGTGTCGCGCCCTGTGCACCTCGGCGGCCTCGGCTTCGGCTTCAAGTGGAACATGGGCTGGATGCACGACTCGCTCGCGTACGCGCAGCGCCCGCCGATCTACCGGCAGTACCACCACCACCAGATGACGTTCTCGATGATGTACGCCTACTCCGAGAACTTCGTCCTCCCGATCAGCCACGACGAGGTCGTCCACGGCAAGGGCTCGCTGCTGCGGAAGATGCCGGGCGGGCAGCCCGAGCAGCTGGCGAACATGCGCGCGCTGCTCGCGTACATGTGGGCTCACCCAGGCAAGCAGCTGCTGTTCATGGGCAGCGAGTTCGCGCAGCCCGAGGAGTGGAACGAGTCGACCTCGCTCAACTGGGACCTGCTGCAGTGGCCCGACCACAGCGGCATGCAGGCGCTCGTCCGCGACCTCAACCGCGTCTACCGCGCCGAGCGCTCGCTCTGGTCGCAGGACGTCACCCCCGAGGGCTTCCAGTGGATCGACGCGAACGACGCCAGCAGCAACGTGCTGTCGTTCCTCCGCTGGGGCGACGACGGCACCGTGCTCGCCTGCGTCGCGAACTTCAGCGGCGGCGCGCACGCGGCGTACCGGATCGGCCTGCCCAGGGCCGGCCGGTGGCGTGAGGCGCTGAACACCGACGCAGGGGCGTACGCGGGGAGCGGCGCGGGCAACTTCGGCGCCGTCGAGGCGACCGAGCAGCCGTGGCACGGCCAGCCCGCTTCCGCCGAGATCTACCTGCCCGGTCTGTCGACGTTGTGGTTCGTCGCGGACTGA
- a CDS encoding glycogen debranching N-terminal domain-containing protein: MADPWAFEGESAVLESGAGLVTLVEGSAFCLSGRSGDIRPGTPHGVFVLDVRHLSCLRLSIDGEEVEPLSAYVREPFAATFVARARPGRGRADSSVLVLRERYVGQGMREDITVRNYSRAPVTVEVSLSADADFADLFAVKESRVRDHQGLLVDGEPGTLTFRSQGGVVRDTVVAFSEPAALDGPCARWAVTLGAGAQWQVCVQVTAAVDGVAVPPRYGCGEAVAHAVPARRLEQWRAEGPTVASDNAPLATAVAQAVEDLGALRIFDPAHPERAVVAAGAPWFMTLFGRDSLLASWMSLIVAPDLARGVLETLADLQGTKLDPETEEQPGRILHEVRFGASSTPALAGAHVYYGTADATPLFVMLLGELRRWGLDDAVVARLMPHADRAIEWIERYGDADGDGYVEYERMTPGGLLNQGWKDSWDGVPFADGTLAEPPIALAEVQGYTYAAYVARAFFAAEAGDAALAERLRAKAYALRVRFNEDFWLPDRGYYALALDRDKRPVDALASNMGHCLWTGIVDADKAPLVAERLLSPELFSGWGVRTLATSMASYNPISYHCGSVWPHDNAIAVAGLVRYGFVAEAHRIMLGMLDAAAAMGGRLPELFSGLPRDEVPVPVPYPTSCSPQAWASAAPLSFLRSLLRFDPWVPHGRAWLAPDLPAEIGSLTVDRVPLGAQRLRIRVAGASVEVDPVPTGIELVRTPRHPLSEDLEGRTPPG; this comes from the coding sequence CGAGGGCGAGAGCGCCGTCCTCGAGTCCGGCGCGGGGCTGGTGACGCTGGTCGAGGGATCGGCGTTCTGCCTGTCCGGCCGGTCCGGCGACATCAGGCCGGGGACGCCGCACGGCGTGTTCGTCCTCGACGTCCGCCACCTGTCCTGTCTGCGCCTGTCCATCGACGGCGAGGAGGTGGAGCCGCTGTCGGCGTACGTGCGCGAGCCGTTCGCAGCGACGTTCGTCGCCAGAGCGCGGCCCGGCCGGGGCCGCGCGGACAGCAGCGTCCTCGTCCTGCGGGAGCGCTACGTCGGCCAGGGGATGCGCGAGGACATTACGGTCCGCAACTACTCGCGCGCGCCTGTGACCGTCGAGGTCTCGCTGAGCGCCGACGCCGACTTCGCCGACCTCTTCGCGGTGAAGGAGTCCCGTGTCCGCGACCACCAGGGCCTGCTCGTCGACGGCGAGCCCGGCACGCTGACGTTCCGCTCGCAAGGCGGCGTCGTCCGCGACACCGTCGTGGCGTTCAGCGAGCCGGCGGCGCTCGACGGGCCGTGCGCGAGGTGGGCGGTCACGCTCGGCGCGGGTGCGCAGTGGCAGGTCTGCGTGCAGGTCACCGCGGCCGTCGACGGCGTCGCCGTGCCGCCGCGGTACGGATGCGGCGAGGCGGTCGCCCACGCCGTGCCTGCCCGGCGCCTGGAGCAGTGGCGGGCCGAGGGCCCCACGGTCGCGAGCGACAACGCCCCCCTCGCGACGGCGGTCGCGCAGGCGGTCGAGGACCTCGGCGCGCTGCGCATCTTCGACCCGGCGCACCCCGAACGCGCCGTCGTGGCGGCGGGAGCGCCGTGGTTCATGACGCTGTTCGGCAGGGACTCGCTGCTCGCGTCGTGGATGTCGCTCATCGTCGCGCCCGACCTCGCCCGCGGGGTGCTGGAGACGCTTGCCGACCTGCAGGGCACCAAGCTCGACCCCGAGACGGAAGAGCAGCCTGGCCGGATCCTGCACGAGGTCCGCTTCGGTGCCTCCTCGACGCCGGCGCTGGCCGGCGCGCACGTCTACTACGGCACCGCCGACGCGACGCCGCTGTTCGTCATGCTGCTCGGCGAGCTGCGCCGCTGGGGCCTCGATGATGCCGTTGTCGCCCGCCTGATGCCGCACGCCGACCGCGCGATCGAGTGGATCGAGCGGTACGGCGACGCCGACGGCGACGGCTACGTCGAGTACGAGCGCATGACGCCAGGCGGCCTGCTCAACCAGGGGTGGAAGGACTCGTGGGACGGCGTGCCGTTCGCGGACGGGACGCTCGCGGAGCCGCCGATCGCGCTCGCCGAGGTGCAGGGGTACACCTACGCCGCCTACGTCGCCCGCGCGTTCTTCGCCGCGGAGGCAGGAGACGCCGCGCTGGCGGAACGCCTGCGCGCCAAGGCGTACGCGCTGCGGGTCCGCTTCAACGAGGACTTCTGGCTGCCCGACCGCGGCTACTACGCCCTGGCGCTGGACCGCGACAAGCGGCCGGTCGACGCGCTCGCCTCGAACATGGGCCACTGCCTCTGGACCGGCATCGTCGACGCCGACAAGGCGCCGCTGGTGGCCGAGCGGCTGCTGTCGCCGGAGCTGTTCAGCGGGTGGGGCGTGCGGACGCTGGCGACGTCGATGGCGTCGTACAACCCGATCTCGTACCACTGCGGCTCCGTCTGGCCGCACGACAACGCGATCGCGGTCGCGGGGCTGGTGCGGTACGGCTTCGTGGCCGAGGCGCACCGGATCATGCTCGGCATGCTCGACGCGGCGGCCGCGATGGGCGGCCGCCTGCCCGAGCTGTTCAGCGGGCTGCCGCGCGACGAGGTGCCGGTGCCGGTGCCGTACCCGACGTCCTGCTCGCCGCAGGCGTGGGCGTCGGCGGCGCCGCTGAGCTTCCTGCGCAGCCTGCTGCGGTTCGACCCGTGGGTGCCGCACGGGCGGGCGTGGCTGGCGCCTGACCTGCCGGCGGAGATCGGTTCGCTGACCGTGGACCGGGTACCGCTAGGAGCTCAGCGGCTGAGGATCCGGGTGGCAGGGGCTAGTGTCGAGGTGGATCCCGTGCCAACCGGCATCGAGCTCGTCCGCACGCCACGCCACCCGCTCTCGGAGGACCTCGAGGGACGTACCCCTCCCGGGTGA
- a CDS encoding DNA/RNA non-specific endonuclease codes for MPVYRSTPVHRRTDTGGGSRASGGRMTRGYERATLESRSTEPRVPPRAGGTAAILALQRSAGNRAVAALVRAAVGTMPARRDVVVQRVWSKSQGKHDGLPVATWTDPAHPTVEGAYARDGVYAWRLTGAKERDFTGEVYVELAGNLRKLAHAPRGIQLRVPAARAAQIEATTAGRGGAPHTGGGGYGRFRPSDPSDKHAVAAPHLTTPKRAAKLDAVRAGLGLRPIASWGAAKTPGGTAKYGLTPGATKLSLRSKPMGYPVYSNTDNEREPVARAPKVPLVKTLPDVPTGNVKSIKTPKPVTEAVIRSRVGAARIPTQLTVMKGVSARDAAAARGYETGGLGWEWLHLIAHGMGGEQRAGNLVAGTAEANTEMMVVEDAVKKLLCSHKKAKATVKVIAKLVPNTHIAKEIQYEVTWRDAGGVTPFRKTVFQPLTRRRPAAIEAKAVAAFAAIEAGLSP; via the coding sequence GTGCCCGTCTACCGCTCGACGCCGGTCCACCGGCGAACGGACACTGGCGGCGGGTCGCGAGCCTCTGGAGGACGCATGACGCGCGGATACGAGAGGGCAACGCTCGAGTCCCGCTCCACCGAGCCCCGCGTACCGCCGCGTGCCGGGGGCACGGCGGCAATCCTGGCCTTGCAGCGGTCGGCCGGGAACCGCGCGGTCGCGGCACTCGTGCGTGCGGCTGTCGGCACCATGCCCGCAAGGCGTGACGTCGTCGTCCAGCGGGTGTGGTCGAAGTCGCAGGGCAAGCACGACGGGCTTCCGGTGGCGACCTGGACCGACCCGGCGCATCCCACCGTCGAGGGCGCGTACGCGCGCGACGGCGTCTACGCGTGGCGCCTCACCGGAGCCAAGGAACGTGACTTCACGGGTGAGGTATACGTCGAGCTTGCCGGCAATTTGAGAAAGCTGGCGCACGCTCCTCGAGGGATCCAGCTGCGAGTCCCCGCCGCACGGGCGGCGCAGATCGAGGCGACGACCGCGGGACGCGGCGGGGCGCCGCACACGGGCGGCGGCGGGTACGGGCGGTTCCGCCCGAGCGATCCCAGTGACAAGCACGCGGTCGCCGCCCCGCACCTGACCACTCCGAAGCGCGCCGCCAAGCTCGACGCCGTGCGTGCCGGCCTCGGGCTGCGGCCGATCGCGTCCTGGGGCGCGGCGAAGACACCCGGTGGGACTGCGAAGTACGGCCTCACACCGGGCGCGACCAAGCTGTCCCTTCGGTCGAAGCCGATGGGCTATCCGGTGTACTCGAACACGGACAACGAGCGGGAGCCGGTGGCGCGCGCCCCCAAGGTGCCGCTGGTCAAGACGCTGCCTGACGTGCCGACTGGCAACGTCAAGAGCATCAAGACTCCCAAGCCCGTGACGGAGGCGGTCATCCGGAGCCGGGTGGGCGCAGCACGTATTCCGACGCAGCTCACCGTGATGAAGGGTGTCAGCGCGCGCGACGCGGCCGCCGCGCGGGGGTATGAGACCGGCGGGCTCGGGTGGGAGTGGCTACACCTGATCGCGCACGGCATGGGCGGCGAGCAACGCGCTGGGAACCTCGTCGCGGGCACGGCCGAGGCGAACACCGAGATGATGGTGGTCGAGGACGCGGTCAAGAAGCTCCTCTGCTCACACAAGAAGGCGAAGGCCACCGTGAAGGTCATAGCCAAGCTCGTGCCGAACACGCACATCGCCAAGGAGATCCAGTACGAGGTGACGTGGCGCGACGCCGGTGGGGTCACGCCGTTCCGGAAGACGGTGTTCCAGCCGCTCACGCGCCGCCGGCCCGCGGCGATCGAGGCGAAGGCCGTCGCGGCGTTCGCCGCCATCGAGGCCGGTTTGTCGCCGTGA
- a CDS encoding glycosyltransferase family 4 protein gives MDRSLRIGIIAPAWVPVPPRGYGGTEAVLDSLARGLTRAGHEVVLFATGDSTCPVDRRSYWPQGVTPMGAILPEVAHVIAAYDALGDCDVVHDHTLVGPLLTERHRMPVVTTNHAPFTPEIRALYAAATPAVSLVAISHSQRAGAPEIPVARVIHHGVDPESIPVGDGRGGYLLFLGRMSADKGVHRAIDVARRAGVPLKIAAKMREEAEIAYFDGVVRPLLGGDVEYLGEVSPGERDALLGSALALVNPIAWPEPFGMVMVESLATGTPVLAAPLGAAPEIVDDGVTGFLRTDVEGLAAAVPLVAGLDRARCRAVVETRFSADRMVAEHADLYTSLARRLRRTYEPFSDRAVSAVLAGAR, from the coding sequence ATGGATCGCAGCTTGCGCATCGGCATCATCGCCCCGGCCTGGGTGCCCGTGCCTCCCCGTGGCTACGGCGGCACCGAGGCCGTGCTCGACTCGCTCGCCAGGGGCCTGACCCGCGCCGGACACGAGGTGGTGCTCTTCGCGACCGGGGACTCGACCTGCCCGGTCGACCGCCGCTCGTACTGGCCGCAGGGCGTCACGCCGATGGGCGCCATCCTGCCCGAGGTCGCGCACGTCATCGCCGCGTACGACGCCCTCGGCGACTGCGACGTCGTCCACGACCACACCCTCGTCGGGCCGCTGCTCACCGAGCGGCACCGGATGCCGGTCGTCACGACCAACCACGCGCCGTTCACCCCCGAGATCCGCGCGCTCTACGCCGCCGCGACGCCCGCCGTCTCCCTCGTCGCGATCTCACACTCCCAGCGCGCGGGCGCACCGGAGATCCCCGTCGCCCGGGTCATCCACCACGGGGTCGACCCCGAGTCGATCCCTGTCGGCGACGGGCGGGGCGGGTACCTGCTGTTCCTCGGCCGCATGAGCGCCGACAAGGGCGTCCACCGCGCGATCGACGTCGCCAGGCGCGCGGGGGTGCCGCTGAAGATCGCGGCGAAGATGCGCGAGGAGGCGGAGATCGCGTACTTCGACGGTGTCGTACGCCCGCTGCTCGGCGGTGACGTCGAGTACCTCGGCGAGGTCTCCCCCGGCGAGCGCGACGCGCTGCTCGGCTCGGCGCTCGCGCTGGTCAACCCCATCGCGTGGCCGGAGCCGTTCGGGATGGTCATGGTCGAGTCGCTCGCGACGGGCACGCCGGTCCTGGCCGCGCCGCTCGGCGCGGCCCCGGAGATCGTCGACGACGGCGTGACCGGCTTCCTGCGTACCGACGTCGAGGGCCTCGCCGCCGCCGTCCCGCTCGTCGCCGGGCTGGACCGGGCGCGCTGCCGCGCCGTGGTGGAGACGCGGTTCAGCGCGGACCGGATGGTCGCCGAGCACGCCGACCTGTACACGTCGCTCGCCCGCAGGCTGCGGCGCACGTACGAGCCGTTCTCCGACCGCGCCGTGTCGGCGGTGCTGGCGGGCGCCCGCTGA